The genomic window TTAATATGTTATTATCTGTCGGATTATCAGTACAAGCAGCTAATAATGGACAAGAAGCCATTTCCTTGTGGCAACAGTGGCAACCTCATCTAATTTGGATGGACTTACAAATGCCTATTATAGATGGCTGTAAGGCTACTCAACACATCAAAAAAGCCAGCCATAGTCAATTTCCTTATATTATTCTTGTAACGGCTGATGCCTCTGAAACGGTACGGAAAAAAGCCTTATTCTGTGGATGTGATGACTTTGTAGCCAAACCCTATCATGGGGCAATTATTTGGGAAAAAATGACCCAGTATTTAGGGTTACAATATATTTATGAGCAAGACAAGGATCAAGATCAGACCCCTTCTTTTCCTGATATTAATTCTGTTGATTTAGTAGGAATCCCTCGTGAGTGGTTAAGTCAAATTTATCAAGCCAGTCTTCATCTTCAAGGAAAAAAAGTGTTAGCTTTAATTCAAGAAATTGCTAAGTCTCATCCTATTCTCGCTCAATATTTAACTCAATTAGCTGAAGGTTATCAATTTGAAAAAATCATCAATTTACTTGAAGACTATTACTCAAATTGATCAATAATAAATTTTTATGATGTCTAACTTATCTACTCCTCAAAATAGTTCGATCATTATGGTGATTGACGATCATGTCGATAATTTAAAATTATTATCGGATATGCTAGATGAACAAGGGTATGAAGTGCGCCAATCCCTGAATGGGTTAACCGCTTTAAAATCCATTGAATTATCATCTCCTGATTTAATTTTACTTGATCTTAAAATGCCAGATATGGATGGTTATACTGTTTGTCAAAAGTTGAAAAAAAATCCTAAAGTTCAAGATATCCCTGTGATTTTTATTAGTGCTAGTGATGAAGTTTTAGATAAAGTCAAAGCTTTCTCTGTAGGGGGTTGTGATTATATTAGTAAACCCTTTAATTTAGCCGAAGTTTTAGCCAGAGTCGAAAATCAATTAAAAGTTAAACGATTACAACAAGCATTAAAAGACAGAAATACTCACTTAGAAAGTTTAATCAAAACATTAGAAGAAGTCAATCAAAAACTAGAAGATATCTCTCGTCTTGATCCATTAACGCAGATTGGCAACCGACTTCATTTTAATGACTGTTTAGAGAGAGAATGGAAAAGAGCCATGCGAGAAGAAGAACCATTAGGACTGATTTTATGCGATATTGATGACTTTAAACTGTATAACGATACTTATGGTCATTTGCAAGGCGATCGCTGTCTTCGTGACGTTGCTCAAGGGTTAAAAATGGCTGTTTTCAGGGGAACTGACTTAGTTTGTCGGTATGGAGGAGAAGAATTTGCGATTATTGTCCCTAATACTGATTGTTTAGGAGCCGAGCCTATCTGTCAAAGAATAGTTGAAGAATTTAAACAATTAAAAATTCCTCATGGTACTTCTTCTGTTTCCTCGTATGTTTCGGTTAGTGTCGGCTTTGCTAGTTTAATCCCTTCTATTAATTTAAGATCAGATAGATTAATTTTTTTAAGTGATAAGGCTCTTTATGGAGCTAAAGAAGCGGGTAAGAATAGATTTTTTATCTATCAGTAAACAGTTTAGTTATGATAACTTTACCCTACTCCCTACTCCCTGCTCCCTACTCCCTGCTCCGATGGTAATCTTGAGGTAATAATGGAAAAAATTGGCAACTTAAGAAAAAAATTTGAGCCAGGGTATCGAAAAAGATCAGGGTTTGGGGTATGATTGGGGTCATTAATAATGTTTTAATCTATTGAAGTAAAACACAGAGGGCAAGACGCAGTGATTAGAGTAGCAATCAACGGGTTCGGACGTATTGGACGCAACTTTTTACGGTGCTGGTTAGGCCGGGAAAATACTAATTTAGAAGTAGTCGGCATTAATGATACTTCTGATCCCAGAACTAATGCTCACCTGCTAAGATACGATTCCATGCTCGGTATATTAGATGCTGACATCGAGGCAGATGAGAACTCCCTCACCGTTAATGGCAAAACCATTAAGTGTGTTTCCGATCGCAACCCCTTAAACCTACCTTGGACAGAATGGAATGTCGATTTAGTGGTGGAGTCTACTGGGGTTTTTGTTACGGAAGAGGGTGCATCTAAACACCTCGTTGCTGGTGCAAAAAAGGTCTTAATTACGGCTCCAGGAAAAGGCGGTAATGTAGGAACCTATGTGGTTGGAGTTAACCACCAAGACTATGAGCATGATAAGCATAATGTAATTAGTAACGCAGTTGTACCACCAACTGTTTAGCACCTGTGGTTAAAGTCCTCAATGATAATTTTGGTATCATCAAAGGCACCATGACGACTACCCACAGTTACACCGGAGATCAACGCATTTTAGATGCTTCTCACCGTGATCTTCGTCGGGCGCGGGCTGCTGCGGTTAATATCGTTCCCACCTCCACTGGGGCAGCTAAAGCAGTGGCTTTAGTCATTCCCGAAATGAAAGGTAAATTAAATGGTATTGCTATGCGGGTTCCCACTCCTAATGTGTCTGTGGTTGACTTAGTGGCACAAGTAGAAAAAAGCACCATTGCAGAACAAGTTAATGAAGTCATGAAGAGTGCTTCTGAAGGCTCCATGAAGGGTATTATTGGCTATAATGATTTACCTTTAGTCTCGTGTGACTATCGGGGAACTGATGTATCTTCTATCGTTGATGCCAGCCTAACCATGGTTATGGGTGGCGACATGGTTAAAGTTGTGGCTTGGTACGACAACGAGTGGGGTTATTCTCAACGGGTTGTTGACTTAGCTGAAGTTGTTGCTAATAAGTGGAAATAGTTTCACCGAACCCCTGAACTTAATCCATGATTAATTTTCAGCCCCCGACTTAGGTACGGGGGTTTTTAAGTGGAATTGAATAATCATACCAAATCCGCTTATCATCGTAGAGTAATCTTCTTTCTCCCTCTGCCTTCTCAAGATGATTGTCTACTGTCTAAAGCGGATCTAGTATCAGCAGACCAATGATTAAGTTTATTTGTTCTGGTACAAGATGTCAGCTAATTGAATATGAAGCTTATGACTGGCTTTGTAAGCTAAAAAATGAGCTTGAGGAATGGTACCCAATAAACTTAAATCCCCGATTAAATCTAACAGTTTATGACGAACCGGCTCATTATCAAATCGTAAAGGAGGGTTTACCCAACCAGAGCGATCGCAGATTAAAGCATTTTCCAAACTTCCTCCCTTAATCAACCCTGCTTGTTTTAACTGTTCAATTTGATCAGCAAAGCCGAAGGTTCTCGCAGGAGCAATAAAATCTTGAAAGGGTTCTGTTTTGGGACTCCAACTGACCCATTGGTTACCAATGGCTGGGTAGGGAAAATCAATCCCATAGGTAAAGCGAATGTCTGGGGCAGGAATCGCAGCCACAAAAGCATCTCCCTCCCTCACCCATACGGGTTCAATGACAGGGCTTCCCACTGCCATTTCTGAGGGATTCAGACCAGATGCGATGATAGCATCTACCCAATTTTTTGCTGATCCATCTAATAAAGGAACTTCTGGCCCATCGATTTCAATACAAGCATTTTCAATGCCACACCCAGTTAAAGCAGCTAATAAGTGTTCTACCGTGCGAACAGTGGCCGTATCAGCCATCAATTCTGTGGATAATAAGGTTTGATTCACTGCCGAAACAGTAGCCGGAATCATCGGTTTCTCAGGTAAATCAACTCGCACAAAATAACGCCCTTGGTTCCTATCGTCAGGCAAGACATGAACTTGAGTTTTTGCCCCAGAATGTAGACCAATTCCTGAGACTGTAAATCCTTTTTCGATGATAGATGTCATACTAACCTCCAGTGGGATTGATTGGTTTCAATGGTTACAGGGTTGATTGATAAGTTGTTTACCGTTCTAAAATCTCTCCCCAATGCCAAAATGAATACGAGAATCTCCTTCATCATTAATGCCATAATCGACCCGAATCGGTCCAACAGGAGACTGAATTCTGACCCCAATACCATAACCATAACCATCACTGGGTAATCCCCGTACGACCCCAGGAATCCCACGAACAGAACGTTGAGACTTAATAGTTGTGCCGTAATCAAAGAAAACAGCAGCCCCAACCGCCGGAATAATGGGAAACCGATACTCTGCGGTGGCTTGAAAATAACTCCGTCCGCTACCCACTTCTCCTTCTGCGTAACCTCGAACTGAGTTGCTACCGCCCACAACAAAGGCTTCGTAGGGGGGTAAATCTTCCAATACCGTTCCTGCTTGCACATTAAAAGCTAACGCTTGGGGTTTAGGTTGATCCTCTTCAATAAACCCTAAATCGATAAAATCTACGGGAATATAATAACTATAATTGCCTCGTAAACGGGTAAAAGCAATACTTCCCGATCCCACTGGCACCGTTTGTTCTATACCCAAGCGAAGAACATAGCCACTGGTAGGACGTAAGGGATTATTCCGAAAATCTTGAGCGGCTGCGAAGCTGAGGGTTAATAAGTCATCCCGTCCTGAATCACTAAAAGATAAGGGTTGTTCAGGAAAGCCGTTGATGGGAGCGGACAGAGGGGCAATATCCCCATCTGCGTTTTCAATTTGTACCCGTTGATAGTTAATCCCTGCGCTCAGTCGCCAATCTGGTTTGGTAAAGGGATCTTCAGCTAAGGGGCGGGCAAAGGAAATCCCTCCCCCTGTGCGAATTACCCTAGGGCTATCAAACCCGTTGAGGGTTCTAATGGAAGAGTCATCTCCATCAAAGACCAGGGAAATGGTACGACGACGGAACCCGTTAACGGTATAAGCGGTACGATAAGGATCGCCAGCAATCCAAGGATCAGTAAAACTGACATCGAGAAGTAATTCCCGTTCCCCGACTTGGACTTCCCCTCCGAGGGTTTGGGCATTTCCTCCTAAATTTTGTTCTTGATAACTAATGGTTCCAAAGAGTCCACTACTAGAACTGATTCCTGTTCCTGCCGCCAGTGATCCGGTGTTTCCTTCCACCACATCCACGTTAACAATGACTTCCCTGGGGTCTTCCCCTGGACTAAAGGAGATTCGCACATCTTCAAAGAGTCCTAAACCAAAAATCCGTTGTAGGTCAAATTGGGCTGTTTTACGGTTAAAGACATCCCCCGGTTCTAACTGCATTTCACGAGTAACAATAAAATCACGGGTTCTGCCGTCTACAGGTTCATCTTCAGCATTAAAGAACCGAACTTGAACATCTTCTATCACCCCTTCGGCAATGACTAAGGTGACGATGCCGTCTTCGCTGACTTCTGGGGACCCGATCACTTGCGCCAGGTCAAATCCTTGTTCAGCGTACCATTCATTAATTTCTCTGATCCCCTCTTGCAGTTCTCGAAGGTTAAGGGTTTCGCCGTATTGATCCCCAAAAATTTCTTCGACTTTCTCCGGGGGTAAAGCTCGTTGATCTTCAATATCAGGAACGGTATTGACGACAACTTGTTCTAAAACAGGATTAACCTCTACGTTGTAGGTAATTCTTACCCCCAAGGGCGTGTCAGCAGGGGTAACCTCAACGTTAGCAAAGTAACCAGTCGCATAAATGGCATTAACGTCTTCTTGCAGTTGAGAACGGGTGGCGGTTCGACCTGGGCGAGTTTGAATGGTGTTGTAAACTAAGTCTTGTAATTCTGGATCTGCCCCTTCCACTAACACTTCAACCACTAACACCCGTGGTTCTTCCCCTGTGGTGTCCGTTTCTTCGGTTTCGGGTTCAGGGGCAGGAATTACCTCAGGAGTGGGGACAACGGGGGGATCGGCTTCGTCTGGGTCTTCTCTATTGTTATTAGGGGGGGCGGTTTCCTGTGCCGTTTCTTGTTGCGGAGTGGCTTCGGCTGCGATCGCCTTGTCTAAACTTGTCTGTCCTAGGGACTTATGGGTTAACGCCTCAGATGTTTTTAACTCTGTCTGTTCCTGTGAGATGGCGGTAGGGGAGTTAGGAAGGTTCTCAGGGATGGGTTTTGTTTCTTGGATAGTCGAAACCTTGGGGTAAGGGTCAACGGTGTCTGAAGACTCATCTAACCAGGGATCTGAGATGATAACATCATTGGACTCTATGGCTGCTTGTTGCTCGATCGACGGTTGGGAAGAAACTGTAGACTTCTCGGAAGAGGAAATAGCTTCTTTTATTGCTGAAACTTTGGGATAAGGATCAACTTTTTTTGAAGAGTCATTACCCCATGATTCTGAGGGTAAAGAGTCCAAAAACTCCAATGAAGAAGTTTCTGGGTCTTGTATGCTGGCGACTGATGGGACATTTTGTCCTCTGACCGGCTTATCTATGACCCATACGGTTGTTGTTGTCAGAATAATCCCCAACAAAGGAGAAAAATGGAACTTTTTACTCTGGTTTGACACGTCCACACACCCAATCAAGCTATAGCGTTTTTACTGTTATCCGTTGCTGATGGTTAACTTAACTAATAGCTAACAGCTTGTCTAACAGCCGAGCCATCTTACCCATTATTCTGACTATCACCATAACAAATTGTTCCGATAGCCTTTAGGCTTCATAGGAAGCTAATCTGTCTACAATTCGCTTCTGAACTTGTTGATAGGCAGTTTCGACTTGTCCTAAGTCTCGACGAAACCGATCTTTGTCCATCACACGCCGTTCGGGATCACTTTGGGTTTGATCCCACAGTCGACAGGTATCAGGACTGATTTCATCAGCCAGTAGGATTTGTCCTTGGGTATCGATGCCGAATTCGAGTTTAAAGTCCACTAGGGTAATTTGACAACTAGCAAACAATTCTTGTAAATGCTGGTTGATGCTTAGAGCAAGGGTTTGCAGTTGTTTAAGTTGTTCTTCGGTGGCTAGTTCTAAAATTAAAAGGCGATCGCAAGTCAATAGGGGATCGCCTAATTCGTCGTTTTTCAAGTAATATTCAACTAAGGGAAAAGGTAGTTCATGGCCTTCTTCTAACCCTGTTTGTCGACATAAACTCCCTGCTGCAATGTTTCTCACCACCACTTCAATCGGAATTATTTTGACTCGTTTGACTAATATTTCATCATCGGCAGATTGTTCAATTAAATGGGTAGGAATGCCTTTCGATTCTAACCATTGAAATAATGCTACTGTGATTTGACAATTCATTTTTCCTTTTTGGGCAATGGTTCCTCGTTTTTGAGCATTAAACGCAGTAGCATCGTCTTTAAAATGGGTTAACAAAACTTCGGCATTGTCGGTGCTATAGAGAATTTTTGCTTTGCCTTCGTACAATTTTTTCATCATCTTTTTTTAGGTTTAATGAGTTAGAGAATGAGACTTTTATTTATTTTTAATTTAAACAATTTTAGAACAACAGGTAAGAGAAAACAGCGAATAAAAAACTTTCATCGGTTGAAGTTATTAATTATCATTACTTTCAAAGCTTTAGCACTAGAGTGGATGATTTCAGTTCCTGTTGTTTTGGCCAATTGTAATGATCGCGTTGCTAGTTTAACACTGGTACAACCGATCATGGAACGTTTATGGCCGAAACTAAAGGCAGAAAACCCTATCTATGCTCAGCTAAAAGATGATTCTATTACCTTAACAGAGGGGTTTGCTACTTTAACGGGGACACAAAAGCAGCAAGCCTTAGAACCTCTTAAACTAGGATACAACAACAATTGGTTTGAGTTTTTAACCCCTGAAGAAAAACAGTCTGCTTTACAAGATCGTGGTTTGGGAGCTATTTCTCCTTATCGAGTTTATGGGAGTGATGGTCGTCTTATTTCTGTTCCCTATGATGGTTGTACTCGCTTGACTCTGCTAACGGAAAAAGATCGGTTTAGCTATTATTATCAAACCCTAATCTATCGAAATCGTTTAGAAGTAGGACAAAATGATATCACCCCTCAAATGTTGCGTAACGCAGGTCAGCCGTCTTGGAGAAAGGTGAATGTTCCTATTTCACCACAGCAAGAGCAGCAAATTCGACTACAATTTTGGCAAACCATTGGCTACGATCAAGTGGATGAAGGTTGGTGGATCGCCTGGGTTCCAGAACAAGGCCATTTTGAAATTAATGTTCCTGTTGATTATGACAAAAATCCACTACAAAACTATCGTCAGATAGCATCACCAAAGTATAAGTATGTTGTCATCGATAATGAAGGAACTCTAAGAAACTTTGAATCGGACTAATTTTTACCTATATTATGAATTAGACAACTCCCTAAAGTCACTCGTAATGATGGTGTTATCGGTTCGAGTCCCATAGGTGGCTTTTAAAGTTAACGTCAAATCTTAAGTTTAGATTGAGTACCAGGTGATTCCTGAAGATAAGAGACACTATACTTATATAGAGCTAACTTTAGGAGTCACTACCCTGACACTCGTGCGACCTCATAAGCCCATAAAAATCGATTTGAATCAAGAATATCCTTGTCCGTGTCGACGACGGGGACATCTTTTGCCTATTGTCTTAACGGAAGCCTTTGGCTGCGATCGCTGTCAGCAAATTTTCGTAGTGGAAGAAAATGGTCAAACTATAGAACAATTATCTTCTAGTTATCCCTATAAGCGGGTCTGGCGTTGGACTGGCTACCGTTGGCTAATTATCCGACCAGGGTTAAGAGATGGCTATCTACCCATTATGACAGGCATGATGGTAGTAATATTAATTGGATGGTTTTTGTTGGCATTACAATCATCTTTAGGGCCAAGTATCATCATTGGTATTGCTTTGGCCGGTTTATTAGTGGTTTTGCCAGCAATTATCTTCTGGTTAGCCTATCGACGTTAAGGCAAATTCTATGACCATTAAAAGTTCTCCTAACTTGCTGTTAACATCGGTTCAACGCTCTTATGATGCTTATCTAGCGTTAGAAACCAGTGATAGTCGGGATCGCTCTTTAGGAATTAAAGCAATGGCTAGAGGACTCAGTCGTTCTTTTGATGCCATTCTTGAAGCGAATACCCTAGACCTGGAAATGAGTCGAGAAATGGCTATACCGGATTTGCTCATTGAATGGTTAAAATTGACCCCCGAACGTTTGAGTCAAACTGTTGAAATTCTTGAATCATTAGCTGAACTCCCCGATCCCATTCAACAGGTGTTTAATGCGCCCTATCGGTTGAATACAGCAGGAACCTATTGCCAACTGATGCCTTTAGGAGTAGTTGCGTTGGTCTATGAGACGTTCCCTGAGTTGGGAGCGATCGCTGCCGGATTTTGTTTAAAGACTGGCAACAGCTTACTATTACGGGGTTGTAATTCATCGACCCACTCGAATCAGGTGATTGCAGATATCCTACAAGCTGCCCTAAAAGAAACGGAACTACCCACAGGGTGTTTAGAGGTACTTTCAGGAGAACAAGGGGCTTCTATTCAAGATTTAGTGA from Crocosphaera subtropica ATCC 51142 includes these protein-coding regions:
- the lpxC gene encoding UDP-3-O-acyl-N-acetylglucosamine deacetylase is translated as MTSIIEKGFTVSGIGLHSGAKTQVHVLPDDRNQGRYFVRVDLPEKPMIPATVSAVNQTLLSTELMADTATVRTVEHLLAALTGCGIENACIEIDGPEVPLLDGSAKNWVDAIIASGLNPSEMAVGSPVIEPVWVREGDAFVAAIPAPDIRFTYGIDFPYPAIGNQWVSWSPKTEPFQDFIAPARTFGFADQIEQLKQAGLIKGGSLENALICDRSGWVNPPLRFDNEPVRHKLLDLIGDLSLLGTIPQAHFLAYKASHKLHIQLADILYQNK
- a CDS encoding phosphoribosylaminoimidazolesuccinocarboxamide synthase; the protein is MISVPVVLANCNDRVASLTLVQPIMERLWPKLKAENPIYAQLKDDSITLTEGFATLTGTQKQQALEPLKLGYNNNWFEFLTPEEKQSALQDRGLGAISPYRVYGSDGRLISVPYDGCTRLTLLTEKDRFSYYYQTLIYRNRLEVGQNDITPQMLRNAGQPSWRKVNVPISPQQEQQIRLQFWQTIGYDQVDEGWWIAWVPEQGHFEINVPVDYDKNPLQNYRQIASPKYKYVVIDNEGTLRNFESD
- the purC gene encoding phosphoribosylaminoimidazolesuccinocarboxamide synthase, producing MKKLYEGKAKILYSTDNAEVLLTHFKDDATAFNAQKRGTIAQKGKMNCQITVALFQWLESKGIPTHLIEQSADDEILVKRVKIIPIEVVVRNIAAGSLCRQTGLEEGHELPFPLVEYYLKNDELGDPLLTCDRLLILELATEEQLKQLQTLALSINQHLQELFASCQITLVDFKLEFGIDTQGQILLADEISPDTCRLWDQTQSDPERRVMDKDRFRRDLGQVETAYQQVQKRIVDRLASYEA
- a CDS encoding BamA/TamA family outer membrane protein is translated as MAAEATPQQETAQETAPPNNNREDPDEADPPVVPTPEVIPAPEPETEETDTTGEEPRVLVVEVLVEGADPELQDLVYNTIQTRPGRTATRSQLQEDVNAIYATGYFANVEVTPADTPLGVRITYNVEVNPVLEQVVVNTVPDIEDQRALPPEKVEEIFGDQYGETLNLRELQEGIREINEWYAEQGFDLAQVIGSPEVSEDGIVTLVIAEGVIEDVQVRFFNAEDEPVDGRTRDFIVTREMQLEPGDVFNRKTAQFDLQRIFGLGLFEDVRISFSPGEDPREVIVNVDVVEGNTGSLAAGTGISSSSGLFGTISYQEQNLGGNAQTLGGEVQVGERELLLDVSFTDPWIAGDPYRTAYTVNGFRRRTISLVFDGDDSSIRTLNGFDSPRVIRTGGGISFARPLAEDPFTKPDWRLSAGINYQRVQIENADGDIAPLSAPINGFPEQPLSFSDSGRDDLLTLSFAAAQDFRNNPLRPTSGYVLRLGIEQTVPVGSGSIAFTRLRGNYSYYIPVDFIDLGFIEEDQPKPQALAFNVQAGTVLEDLPPYEAFVVGGSNSVRGYAEGEVGSGRSYFQATAEYRFPIIPAVGAAVFFDYGTTIKSQRSVRGIPGVVRGLPSDGYGYGIGVRIQSPVGPIRVDYGINDEGDSRIHFGIGERF
- a CDS encoding GGDEF domain-containing response regulator, which encodes MMSNLSTPQNSSIIMVIDDHVDNLKLLSDMLDEQGYEVRQSLNGLTALKSIELSSPDLILLDLKMPDMDGYTVCQKLKKNPKVQDIPVIFISASDEVLDKVKAFSVGGCDYISKPFNLAEVLARVENQLKVKRLQQALKDRNTHLESLIKTLEEVNQKLEDISRLDPLTQIGNRLHFNDCLEREWKRAMREEEPLGLILCDIDDFKLYNDTYGHLQGDRCLRDVAQGLKMAVFRGTDLVCRYGGEEFAIIVPNTDCLGAEPICQRIVEEFKQLKIPHGTSSVSSYVSVSVGFASLIPSINLRSDRLIFLSDKALYGAKEAGKNRFFIYQ